Below is a genomic region from Nitrospira sp..
CGGCGTCCTTCACCGAGTCATGTCCCAGGATGACGGCGGACCCGGAGGTGGGCGCCAACAAGGTGATCAGGGTGCGCAGGGTCGTGCTCTTCCCCGCGCCGTTGGGCCCGAGCAGTCCGAAGATCTCTCCCATATACACTTGAAACGAAATGTCGGCCACGGCCGCATGGCCGTCGTAGGACTTGGAGAGATGGGCGACATCGATCGCGACGGCTCGATCCATATTGTCTATCCCCAGCCCTTCACGCCATGGCGACCGTGCATGAGAAAGTGAATCAGATCGCAGAGACGGCGCGCCTGTTGCTGAAGGCTCTCGGCTTCCAGCAGAAATTGTTTCTCCAGCGCGGTACACCCCAGATAGGACGACAGCGTATGGACCAGGATCTCATCACTGATGTCGTCACGGAACCAGCCTTGCCAAGCCACCGCATCTTCACGAGTGCCGAGATAGTCTTCCAAAACCGACACGAGATGCTTGCGGAGGCCCTCTTCGAGCACCGACTCCGAAGGTCTGGATTTGACCTGAATGTTGGCCTGCCGATAGGCCTTGTCGTAGGATTCCTCGGCTACCTCGAACCGCTCGAGTCCTTGGAGAAGGATATTCGACCGCCCGTCCGCCAGCGGCTGCACGCTCACCAAGCGGCCGACGCATCCCATTGAATAGATCGGAGGATTCCCATGGTAGCCC
It encodes:
- a CDS encoding LON peptidase substrate-binding domain-containing protein, with protein sequence MQTDHERDPPELPRRERAPLFPIPSRIPIFALPNVVLFPKTYLPLHIFEPRYRQMVDDAAMTGQCIGMALLKEGWEPGYHGNPPIYSMGCVGRLVSVQPLADGRSNILLQGLERFEVAEESYDKAYRQANIQVKSRPSESVLEEGLRKHLVSVLEDYLGTREDAVAWQGWFRDDISDEILVHTLSSYLGCTALEKQFLLEAESLQQQARRLCDLIHFLMHGRHGVKGWG